A region of Anolis sagrei isolate rAnoSag1 chromosome 2, rAnoSag1.mat, whole genome shotgun sequence DNA encodes the following proteins:
- the TMDD1 gene encoding transmembrane and death domain protein 1, with translation MLPFIRVALLLLVAPALGDDTVADDIGSHMMGRISELLSPEECQAFNTKLLGPEENMREELDRLLEEKNPIGARRRRDIISTQQCKETLDRWLQTEGDTMYWDRLSRALQDIGRPDVSMELGKNLNQDKNLEIKKNVEEYHETVKHLTSSLLLEENEMGMGEESSGQGRARRKASNTRRALRSLDELELLIQRMPLPPYDRSLFEWVKPVATGAIGGFLTSFVLVALAVYSYLWILNEGCSDITPRNRDGIPNIDLDLPSPQQGGIYYTYLEVGEEWKCDSKSVAEGGDGSDGDEAGDAEPLIAS, from the coding sequence ATGCTACCTTTCATACGAGTAGCCCTTTTATTACTGGTGGCCCCTGCTTTGGGCGATGACACAGTGGCTGATGACATTGGTAGCCATATGATGGGCCGCATCTCAGAGCTCTTGTCCCCAGAGGAATGTCAAGCGTTCAACACCAAACTCCTTGGGCCTGAGGAGAACATGCGAGAAGAGCTAGATCGGCTCTTGGAAGAGAAGAATCCCATTGGAGCCCGCAGGCGCAGAGACATCATCAGCACACAGCAATGCAAGGAGACATTGGACCGCTGGCTGCAGACAGAAGGAGACACCATGTACTGGGACCGCCTCTCGCGCGCTCTCCAGGACATCGGACGCCCCGACGTCTCCATGGAACTGGGCAAGAACCTCAACCAGGACAAGAACTTGGAGATCAAGAAGAACGTGGAGGAATATCACGAGACCGTTAAGCATCTGACTTCTTCCTTGCTCCTAGAAGAGAACGAGATGGGGATGGGCGAGGAGAGTAGTGGACAAGGCCGAGCACGGCGAAAAGCCTCCAATACAAGGCGAGCGCTGAGGAGCTTGGATGAGTTAGAGTTGCTCATACAGAGGATGCCTTTGCCACCATATGACCGGAGTCTCTTTGAATGGGTCAAACCAGTGGCCACCGGTGCCATCGGTGGGTTTCTGACTTCCTTTGTGCTTGTGGCTCTAGCTGTCTATAGTTATCTCTGGATCCTGAACGAGGGATGCTCAGACATCACTCCACGCAACAGAGACGGCATTCCCAATATAGACTTAGATTTACCTTCACCTCAACAGGGTGGCATCTATTATACATATTTGGAGGTTGGTGAAGAGTGGAAATGCGACAGCAAGTCAGTGGCTGAAGGCGGTGACGGCAGTGATGGTGATGAAGCTGGGGACGCAGAGCCTCTTATTGCATCATAA